From a region of the Pieris brassicae chromosome 13, ilPieBrab1.1, whole genome shotgun sequence genome:
- the LOC123717868 gene encoding lethal(2)neighbour of tid protein 2 has translation MGRNSVQLRYQDIKKMFTWTYVKKIIVDPAHLSFIAFCILVAELVLNILIVEKVPYTEIDWKAYMQECEGFINGTFDYSKLRGDTGPLVYPAGFVYIYSFLYFITSHGENIKLAQYIFICVYLILLILILRIYLKTKKVPPYALAITILTSYRIHSIHVLRMFNDPIAVLLLYASLNLFLDSRWYLASFIYSLAVSVKMNILLYAPALFFFYLVNLGFIDTFKQLFVCGLTQLILGLPFLLSNPVAYIRGSFDVGRVFNHTWTVNYRFMDVKVFESAWFHLVLLGIHIMLLLLFLPMCIQYFRSYCRLKYVQKQVQPQIDAKNLEDKKKVKAKKSMKSKLEKDEDLTKEQEQLLKSFENMLKKSAPKGSKGNNEVKSKSSESETKHYSINFDILSQLFILPMFLVNFIGVVCARSLHYQFYSWYFHTLPYLLWSTNFSLVVRFLILALIEFCWNTYPSTDATSILLHVCHISILYGIYNKMSREFNFVSRSNKAL, from the coding sequence ATGGGACGAAATAGCGTTCAGCTAAGATATCAAGAcatcaaaaaaatgtttacatgGACATATGTGAAGAAAATAATAGTAGATCCTGCTCATTTATCGTTTATTGCGTTCTGTATTTTGGTTGCGGAGTTGGTTCTAAATATACTGATTGTAGAAAAAGTGCCTTATACAGAAATAGATTGGAAAGCATATATGCAAGAGTGCGAAGGATTCATAAATGGTACCTTTGATTACAGCAAGCTCCGTGGTGATACAGGACCTCTGGTTTATCCTGCTggttttgtgtatatttattcatttctatACTTTATTACTAGTCATGgtgaaaatattaagttagcgcaatatatttttatctgtgtttatttaatattacttattttgattttaagaatttatcttaaaactaagaaagtaCCACCATATGCCCTTGCAATCACAATTTTAACCTCATATAGAATTCACTCTATTCATGTTTTAAGAATGTTTAATGATCCAATTGCTGTATTACTGTTATATGCatcacttaatttatttttggatTCAAGGTGGTATTTAGCCAGCTTTATATACAGCTTAGCAGTTTCCGTAAAgatgaatattttgttatatgcaCCAGCcctgtttttcttttatttggtTAATTTAGGATTTATAGatacatttaaacaattatttgtatgtGGTCTGACACAATTGATTTTAGGCCTTCCATTTTTGTTAAGTAACCCAGTTGCTTATATTCGGGGAAGTTTTGACGTAGGTAGAGTTTTTAATCATACTTGGACTgttaattatagatttatgGATGTGAAAGTATTTGAAAGTGCATGGtttcatttagttttgttAGGAATACATATCatgttgttattattgtttttaccaatgtgtatacaatattttagaaGTTATTGCCGATTAAAGTATGTTCAGAAGCAAGTACAGCCCCAAATAGATGCCAAAAATTTAGAGGATAAGAAAAAAGTGAAAGCTAAGAAGAGCATGAAAAGCAAATTGGAAAAGGATGAAGATCTTACCAAAGAACAAGagcaattattaaaatcatttgaaaatatgcttaaaaagTCAGCGCCAAAGGGAAGTAAGGGGAACAATGAAGTAAAATCCAAAAGCTCCGAAAGTGAAACAAAGCATTATagtataaattttgatattctttcacaattatttattttacctatgTTTTTGGTTAACTTTATTGGTGTAGTTTGTGCTAGAAGCCTGCACTATCAGTTTTATTCTTGGTATTTTCATACACTACCATACCTGTTGTGGTCAactaattttagtttagttgtTAGATTTCTAATTTTGGCGTTAATTGAATTTTGCTGGAATACATATCCAAGTACCGATGCAACTAGTATCTTATTACATGTGTGTCATATTAGCATTTTGTAtggtatttacaataaaatgtctagagaatttaattttgtatcacGAAGTAATAAAGCTTTGTAA